A genomic window from Sanguibacter antarcticus includes:
- a CDS encoding nitroreductase/quinone reductase family protein: MPLEGTYEPSSEKRARDQVEEYEASGGTRGTTLRDMPVVILTTIGAKSGMIRKTPLMRVEHAGRYAVVASLGGAPKHPVWYFNLVADPRVELQDGPRKWDMVAREVIGSERDVWWMRAVAAYPDYADYALATERTIPVVVLEPREHDTPQTDAVPSNEDESPYAGVEAAQRTGQPAPDGEIADFWEVARVHAGLGDIAVVGGVSAAAGVAPAGWAFGDNPVMADELLALVLAETKTATSSALSDYDAEDVSLPEAGDLSIILDGEGHPAALIRTTEVEIVPFEAVTEDFAAAEGEGDRSLESWRDGHTSYFTRILGVPEVPADLQVVTERFVLLYPTTTHRS; this comes from the coding sequence ATGCCACTCGAAGGAACGTATGAGCCCAGCTCGGAGAAGCGCGCACGCGACCAGGTCGAGGAGTACGAGGCCTCGGGCGGGACGCGAGGGACGACGCTGCGAGACATGCCCGTGGTCATCCTCACGACGATAGGTGCCAAGTCCGGGATGATCCGCAAGACGCCGCTCATGCGGGTCGAGCACGCCGGGCGCTACGCGGTCGTCGCTTCGCTCGGCGGCGCACCGAAGCACCCGGTCTGGTACTTCAACCTCGTCGCAGACCCGCGGGTGGAGCTCCAGGACGGACCTCGGAAGTGGGACATGGTGGCGCGCGAGGTGATCGGGTCCGAACGCGACGTGTGGTGGATGCGGGCTGTCGCGGCCTACCCCGACTATGCGGACTACGCGCTCGCGACCGAGCGCACCATCCCGGTCGTCGTCCTCGAGCCGCGAGAGCACGACACACCCCAGACGGACGCGGTGCCGTCGAACGAGGACGAGTCGCCGTATGCCGGGGTCGAGGCCGCCCAGCGCACGGGTCAGCCCGCGCCAGACGGCGAGATCGCGGACTTCTGGGAGGTCGCGCGTGTCCATGCTGGCCTCGGCGACATCGCCGTCGTCGGTGGGGTGAGCGCCGCTGCGGGCGTTGCGCCGGCAGGCTGGGCCTTCGGGGACAACCCGGTCATGGCTGACGAGCTTCTCGCGCTCGTGCTCGCAGAGACCAAGACCGCGACGTCGTCGGCGCTCTCTGACTACGACGCCGAGGACGTGTCGTTGCCCGAAGCCGGTGACCTGTCGATCATCCTCGACGGAGAAGGGCACCCGGCTGCGCTCATCCGCACCACCGAGGTCGAGATCGTGCCGTTCGAGGCAGTCACAGAAGACTTTGCGGCAGCAGAAGGCGAGGGGGACCGGTCGCTGGAGTCATGGCGCGACGGGCACACCTCGTACTTCACGCGCATCCTCGGGGTCCCTGAGGTGCCTGCCGATCTCCAGGTCGTGACCGAGCGGTTCGTGCTGCTCTACCCGACCACCACCCACCGGTCGTGA
- a CDS encoding antibiotic biosynthesis monooxygenase family protein, with translation MTVVKINAITVPEGSGTELEKRFAARAGAVEGSPGFLGFELLRPVAGETRYFVYTQWETEEDYQAWASGSGRAAHAGSGERPAPVAQGAQLLEFEVVLSVPASTSS, from the coding sequence ATGACTGTTGTGAAGATCAATGCGATCACCGTCCCCGAAGGTTCCGGTACCGAGCTCGAGAAGCGCTTCGCCGCCCGGGCAGGGGCCGTCGAGGGTTCTCCAGGATTCCTCGGCTTCGAGCTCCTGCGTCCTGTCGCCGGCGAGACGCGCTACTTCGTCTACACGCAGTGGGAGACCGAGGAGGACTACCAGGCCTGGGCATCAGGCTCGGGGCGTGCAGCCCACGCGGGGTCCGGAGAACGTCCTGCGCCCGTCGCGCAGGGAGCGCAGCTGCTCGAGTTCGAGGTCGTGCTCAGCGTCCCGGCCTCGACGAGCTCGTAG
- a CDS encoding 3-isopropylmalate dehydrogenase, translating into MTRNIDLAVVAGDGIGIEVVEQGLAVLDAVLAGSDITVTTTEFNLGAQRWHATGETLTDSDLAAIRTHDAILLGAIGDPSVPSGVLERGLLLKLRFALDHYVNLRPGKLYEGVRSPLAEPGDIDFVVVREGTEGPYVGNGGAIRVGTPHEVANEVSVNTAFGVERVVRDAFSRAQGRPRKHLTLVHKHNVLVHAGHLWRRTVEAVNADFPDVTTDYLHVDAATIFLTTNPSRFDVIVTDNLFGDILTDQAAAITGGIGLAASANINPDRTSPSMFEPVHGSAPDIAGQGKADPTATVLSVKMLLDHLGLPDEAQRVETAVAADLAVRGSRVRSTAEVGAELAERVRG; encoded by the coding sequence ATGACGCGGAACATCGATCTTGCAGTGGTCGCCGGCGACGGAATCGGGATCGAGGTCGTCGAGCAGGGGCTCGCGGTCCTCGATGCGGTGCTCGCTGGCTCGGACATCACGGTGACCACGACGGAGTTCAACCTCGGCGCCCAGCGCTGGCACGCGACAGGGGAGACCCTCACCGACTCCGACCTGGCCGCGATCCGTACGCACGACGCTATCCTTCTCGGTGCCATCGGCGACCCGTCCGTCCCCTCAGGTGTCCTCGAGCGCGGGCTGCTCCTCAAGCTGCGTTTCGCGCTCGACCACTACGTCAACCTTCGCCCGGGCAAGCTCTACGAGGGCGTGCGGTCACCGCTCGCCGAGCCAGGAGACATCGACTTCGTCGTCGTCCGCGAGGGGACCGAAGGGCCGTACGTCGGCAACGGCGGAGCGATCCGCGTCGGGACGCCGCACGAGGTCGCCAACGAGGTCAGCGTCAACACGGCGTTCGGCGTCGAGCGGGTCGTGCGCGACGCCTTCTCCCGCGCTCAGGGGCGACCTCGCAAGCACCTGACCCTCGTGCACAAGCACAACGTCCTCGTTCACGCCGGGCACCTGTGGCGCCGGACGGTCGAGGCCGTCAACGCCGACTTCCCGGACGTCACGACCGACTACCTCCACGTGGACGCCGCGACGATCTTCCTCACGACGAACCCGTCGCGCTTCGACGTCATCGTCACCGACAACCTGTTCGGTGACATCCTCACCGACCAGGCAGCAGCGATCACGGGCGGCATCGGCCTGGCGGCGTCGGCGAACATCAACCCCGACCGGACGTCGCCGTCGATGTTCGAGCCGGTGCACGGTTCGGCACCGGACATCGCAGGCCAGGGAAAGGCCGACCCGACAGCGACGGTGCTGTCTGTGAAGATGCTTCTCGATCACCTGGGACTCCCGGACGAGGCGCAGCGCGTCGAGACCGCCGTCGCTGCAGACCTCGCCGTCCGGGGGAGCCGAGTACGCTCGACGGCCGAGGTCGGCGCCGAGCTCGCGGAGCGTGTGCGCGGCTGA
- a CDS encoding branched-chain amino acid aminotransferase, which produces MSIALPESSTTIDDVVARFEIHSTDTPLPADERAAAIASPKFGTVFTDHMARVTWTSGEGWTDRRVEKYGPLLLDPASAVLHYGQEIFEGLKAYRHHDGSVWAFRPEANAARFARSAERLALPVLPAEDFIGAAAALVRTDVEWVPDGEEASLYLRPFMYASEAFLGVRPSLEAEFLVIASPVGPYFAGGVKPVAIWVAQDFHRAGAGGTGAAKCGGNYAASLLPQTQAHEKGCEQVCFLDASTNTAIEELGGMNVFFVRADGSVETPELTGSILEGVTRSSIITLLTDRGHEVVERRILLSEVREGLADGSYAEVFACGTAAVITPIGRLAGEDFDLTIADGSAGSVTMTIRGELTDIQNGRAADRHGWMTRLV; this is translated from the coding sequence ATGAGCATCGCTCTCCCAGAATCGTCCACGACCATCGACGACGTCGTGGCACGCTTCGAGATCCACAGCACGGACACGCCTCTTCCCGCCGACGAGCGGGCAGCGGCCATCGCCTCGCCCAAGTTCGGCACCGTCTTCACCGACCACATGGCTCGCGTCACGTGGACGTCGGGGGAGGGATGGACGGACCGGCGCGTCGAGAAGTACGGTCCGCTCCTCCTCGACCCGGCCAGTGCGGTGCTGCACTACGGGCAGGAGATCTTCGAAGGGCTCAAGGCATACCGCCACCACGACGGTAGCGTCTGGGCGTTCCGCCCCGAAGCCAACGCCGCCCGGTTCGCGCGCTCCGCCGAGCGGCTCGCGCTCCCTGTGCTTCCCGCCGAGGACTTCATCGGCGCGGCGGCTGCGCTCGTCCGCACAGACGTCGAGTGGGTGCCCGACGGCGAGGAAGCGAGCCTCTACCTCAGGCCGTTCATGTACGCATCGGAGGCGTTCCTCGGTGTGCGTCCCTCCCTCGAGGCGGAGTTCCTCGTCATCGCGTCGCCGGTCGGCCCGTACTTCGCCGGAGGCGTCAAGCCCGTGGCGATCTGGGTCGCTCAGGACTTCCACCGTGCCGGCGCAGGCGGCACCGGTGCAGCGAAGTGCGGCGGCAACTATGCGGCGAGCCTCTTGCCGCAGACGCAGGCGCACGAGAAGGGTTGCGAGCAGGTCTGCTTCCTCGATGCGTCGACCAACACCGCGATCGAAGAGCTCGGCGGGATGAACGTCTTCTTCGTCCGGGCCGACGGCTCGGTCGAGACCCCTGAGCTCACGGGCTCGATCCTCGAGGGCGTCACGCGCTCCTCGATCATCACGCTCCTCACGGATCGCGGGCACGAGGTCGTCGAACGTCGGATCCTTCTCTCGGAGGTTCGCGAAGGTCTTGCGGACGGCTCCTACGCGGAGGTCTTCGCGTGCGGCACAGCCGCGGTCATCACCCCGATCGGGCGTCTTGCCGGCGAAGACTTCGATCTCACGATCGCTGACGGTTCCGCAGGCAGCGTGACCATGACGATCCGCGGCGAGCTCACCGACATCCAGAACGGGCGTGCTGCCGACCGCCACGGATGGATGACGCGCCTCGTCTGA
- a CDS encoding FtsX-like permease family protein translates to MNERTLPTALRWAARWRAAARIARRDAARHRGRTALVAALVALPLVAGSAGLVLLRSTVPSDASIVRDSLGSTVQARITHACPDGALVPTDDGTSYSCDNDDDSAPLSVLELSAALDGSLPAGDRALPMSSALVDYAAGTQSRSGRSYAEIDLTDDDLGTLAAVEEGRAPEDPSEILVSGHMARSAPLDVGDTVALRQSSIGTTALDPVELTVVGISRIGSGVPADFIGIPGSSLDPFDAAAGPTAWYVTGDAPVLPEHAEQLFQLGFTVLSREAVGPSNGSQMSSPLVSRLTAFVPSGTLSGVALVAVIIAALLEAALLIGPAFVVGARRETRNLALVAATGGEPADLRRIVLSTGLVVGGGAAVGGTVIGAATGAALLPALRTQDIYVPNLAIPVAELLVLALAGTALALAAAWLPARQAARTDVVSALSGRRPVTTPARRRPVVGLVTLGIGILAAVVGALLGRTPVLIPGLLVLEVGVILLAAPTVQTLARVADRAGPAVRYALRDADRHRARTAPALAAIIAATAVAGAGVTFQASSDASMQRLDTRPATVGTLVVGLTASSQAPTADDAPPVSLEDGVDVYEVFLTDSLGDVPITEVRSAVPPSGNRSEMIDRLRPESVGCPTLRYGQDPRCSAITWGSSPFNMSTQKDFVIVDDGSVVRALGLPDSDVVADALATEHAVVASERDLWTDASGSTFAHLAVPGIEEPVVVPAVAHTWGEVTYRLILPPEVVSEIGWTSSPVGLVVPEMGDVTDAQRTALRNLPQVPGIYALAEIEVERLTPSGHPLAAMVTGLLLLSTLATWIVVGLAASESRPDLATISAIGASPRTRRRLAGAQAGVLAVVGTGLGLVTGVFFGGMFVLSERTLAGGAGWAWQLDVPWLFLALIACTAPLLAIAGAALATRSRLPLGRRLAS, encoded by the coding sequence ATGAACGAACGCACCCTGCCCACCGCCCTGCGGTGGGCGGCACGGTGGCGCGCCGCCGCACGGATCGCGCGCCGCGACGCCGCTCGCCACCGCGGACGCACGGCCCTCGTCGCAGCACTGGTCGCGCTCCCGCTCGTCGCAGGCTCCGCGGGCCTCGTCCTCCTCCGGTCGACAGTCCCGAGCGACGCGAGCATCGTCCGGGACTCCCTCGGGTCGACGGTCCAGGCACGGATCACGCACGCATGCCCTGACGGCGCCCTCGTGCCGACTGACGACGGGACGAGCTACTCGTGCGATAATGACGATGACTCCGCCCCGCTCAGCGTTCTCGAGCTCAGCGCCGCCCTCGACGGATCGCTCCCTGCTGGCGACAGAGCACTGCCGATGAGCAGCGCGCTCGTCGACTACGCGGCCGGGACGCAGTCGCGGAGCGGGCGAAGCTACGCTGAGATCGACCTCACGGACGACGACCTCGGGACCCTCGCGGCCGTCGAGGAGGGCCGGGCACCAGAAGATCCCTCGGAGATCCTCGTCAGCGGTCACATGGCACGGTCAGCTCCTCTCGACGTCGGCGACACGGTCGCGCTGCGCCAGTCCTCCATCGGTACCACAGCACTCGATCCCGTCGAGCTCACGGTCGTGGGCATCAGCCGGATCGGTTCGGGCGTCCCCGCAGACTTCATCGGCATCCCCGGGTCGAGCCTCGATCCGTTCGACGCCGCAGCAGGTCCGACCGCCTGGTACGTCACCGGAGACGCTCCGGTCCTGCCCGAGCATGCCGAACAGCTCTTCCAGCTCGGCTTCACGGTCCTCAGCCGTGAGGCCGTCGGTCCCTCGAACGGGAGCCAGATGTCTTCCCCTCTCGTCTCTCGCCTCACCGCCTTCGTGCCCTCAGGCACCCTGTCGGGGGTCGCTCTCGTCGCGGTGATCATCGCTGCTCTCCTCGAGGCGGCCCTCCTCATCGGTCCGGCCTTCGTGGTCGGTGCCCGACGCGAGACACGCAACCTCGCCCTCGTCGCCGCGACCGGAGGCGAGCCGGCAGACCTGCGACGGATCGTCCTCTCGACCGGCCTCGTCGTCGGTGGTGGCGCGGCCGTCGGCGGCACCGTGATCGGGGCAGCGACCGGAGCGGCCCTCCTACCGGCGCTGCGGACCCAAGACATCTATGTGCCGAACCTCGCGATCCCCGTCGCCGAGCTGTTGGTCCTGGCCCTCGCCGGAACGGCCCTCGCGCTCGCTGCCGCCTGGCTCCCGGCCCGCCAGGCAGCACGGACGGACGTCGTCTCGGCGCTCAGCGGACGGCGTCCTGTCACGACACCCGCGCGACGCAGACCCGTCGTCGGGCTCGTGACCCTCGGGATCGGGATCCTCGCCGCGGTCGTCGGAGCGCTCTTGGGACGAACCCCTGTCCTGATCCCCGGTCTCCTCGTCCTCGAGGTCGGAGTCATCCTCCTCGCTGCGCCGACCGTCCAGACGCTCGCTCGGGTCGCCGACCGGGCCGGTCCCGCGGTCCGCTATGCCTTGCGCGACGCAGACCGCCACCGCGCTCGGACGGCACCTGCCCTGGCCGCCATCATCGCTGCCACCGCGGTGGCTGGTGCTGGCGTGACCTTCCAGGCTTCGTCCGACGCGTCGATGCAGCGGCTCGACACGCGCCCCGCAACCGTTGGCACCCTCGTCGTCGGCCTCACGGCATCGTCACAAGCGCCGACGGCAGACGATGCCCCTCCTGTGAGCCTGGAAGACGGTGTGGACGTCTACGAGGTCTTCCTCACGGATTCTCTTGGCGACGTGCCGATCACCGAGGTGCGGTCGGCTGTCCCGCCCAGCGGAAACCGGAGCGAGATGATCGATCGGCTACGGCCAGAGAGCGTGGGATGCCCCACCCTGCGGTACGGCCAGGACCCGCGGTGCTCGGCGATAACGTGGGGATCCTCGCCTTTCAACATGTCCACCCAGAAGGACTTCGTCATCGTGGACGACGGCAGCGTGGTCCGTGCTCTGGGGCTTCCGGACTCCGACGTGGTCGCCGACGCCCTGGCCACAGAGCATGCCGTCGTCGCCTCGGAGCGCGACCTGTGGACCGATGCCAGCGGATCGACGTTCGCTCACCTGGCCGTTCCGGGGATCGAGGAGCCCGTCGTCGTTCCGGCCGTAGCGCACACCTGGGGAGAGGTGACGTACCGGCTCATCCTCCCGCCGGAGGTCGTCTCTGAGATCGGGTGGACGTCGTCGCCTGTCGGTCTCGTGGTGCCCGAGATGGGCGACGTCACAGACGCGCAGCGGACAGCTCTGCGAAATCTCCCTCAGGTACCAGGGATCTACGCGCTGGCCGAGATCGAGGTCGAGCGTCTCACCCCGTCGGGACACCCCCTGGCAGCGATGGTCACCGGCTTGCTTCTTCTCAGCACCCTCGCGACGTGGATCGTCGTCGGTCTCGCGGCGTCGGAGTCCCGACCCGACCTCGCGACGATCTCGGCGATCGGGGCTTCCCCTCGCACCAGACGACGGCTCGCCGGTGCACAGGCTGGCGTGCTCGCCGTCGTGGGTACCGGCCTCGGGCTCGTGACCGGAGTCTTCTTCGGCGGGATGTTCGTGCTCTCGGAGCGCACCCTCGCCGGCGGAGCAGGATGGGCGTGGCAGCTCGACGTTCCGTGGCTCTTCCTCGCCCTGATCGCGTGCACGGCGCCGCTCCTGGCGATCGCGGGAGCAGCGCTCGCGACGAGATCACGCCTTCCTCTCGGTCGACGCCTCGCGTCGTGA
- a CDS encoding ABC transporter ATP-binding protein, with the protein MTADLGPVVLTITDAHRTHGRGAHEVHALRGVSLQVRAGELVAVMGPSGSGKSTLLNIAGGLDTPTSGSVTVSGNNLGGVNNARRAQLRRAHIGYVFQDYNLVPALTARENVSLPLEFDGVRPHLARIDALAALAETGALDITELFPDQLSGGQQQRVAIARALVGPRQLILADEPTGALDSVAGEEIMQVLRARIDGGAAGLMVTHDARYAAWADRTVFLRDGRITDSTGALASAESLLAGAAGQAG; encoded by the coding sequence ATGACCGCGGACCTCGGACCCGTCGTCCTCACCATCACCGACGCACACCGCACCCACGGGCGCGGCGCCCACGAGGTCCACGCACTGCGGGGCGTCAGCCTCCAGGTCCGCGCGGGCGAGCTCGTCGCCGTCATGGGCCCGTCCGGGTCCGGCAAGTCGACCCTCCTCAACATCGCGGGCGGCCTCGACACACCCACCAGCGGGAGCGTCACGGTCTCAGGCAACAACCTCGGCGGAGTGAACAACGCTCGGCGCGCGCAGCTACGCCGAGCCCACATCGGCTACGTCTTCCAGGACTACAACCTCGTCCCCGCGCTCACCGCCCGGGAGAACGTCTCGCTCCCCCTGGAGTTCGACGGCGTCCGCCCCCACCTCGCCCGCATCGACGCGCTCGCCGCGCTCGCCGAGACCGGAGCGCTCGACATCACCGAGCTCTTCCCCGACCAGCTTTCTGGCGGGCAGCAGCAACGGGTCGCGATCGCCCGTGCCCTCGTCGGACCGCGTCAGCTGATCCTCGCCGACGAGCCCACCGGAGCCCTCGACTCGGTCGCCGGCGAGGAGATCATGCAGGTCCTGCGTGCCCGGATCGACGGCGGGGCTGCCGGTCTCATGGTCACGCACGACGCGCGATACGCCGCCTGGGCCGACCGCACGGTCTTCCTTCGCGACGGCCGGATCACCGACTCGACCGGAGCTCTCGCGTCTGCCGAGTCGCTCCTCGCCGGAGCGGCAGGTCAGGCGGGATGA
- a CDS encoding PadR family transcriptional regulator, giving the protein MSVRQGMLAILSEGPMHGYQLKQEFEARTGGTWPLNIGQAYTTLSRLHRDGLVDALPVDDGEPERFALTEAGRDEVTAWWTEPVRRDAPARDELAIKLALAVTVPGVDVRAIVQMQRTESLRALRDFTRLKARPDQHATAPSARRPAARSRAPQHDDAAALKALTSARDAGSPQAELAWSLVLDSLIFGMEAEARWLDHVEARVARASDERPARREAPNIPASLPTTTAPGAAR; this is encoded by the coding sequence ATGTCTGTCCGACAAGGAATGCTCGCGATCCTCTCCGAAGGCCCGATGCACGGATACCAGCTCAAGCAAGAGTTCGAGGCCCGGACGGGCGGGACATGGCCGCTGAACATCGGACAGGCGTACACAACGCTCTCCCGGCTGCACCGTGACGGTCTCGTCGACGCGCTCCCCGTCGACGACGGCGAGCCCGAGCGCTTCGCCCTCACAGAAGCAGGCCGCGACGAGGTCACCGCATGGTGGACCGAACCCGTCCGGCGCGACGCCCCGGCGCGCGACGAGCTCGCGATCAAGCTGGCGCTCGCCGTGACCGTCCCCGGCGTCGACGTCCGCGCGATCGTCCAGATGCAGCGCACCGAGAGCCTGCGAGCGCTGCGCGACTTCACCCGTCTCAAGGCACGGCCCGACCAGCACGCGACGGCCCCGTCAGCCCGTCGCCCTGCTGCCCGCTCCCGAGCACCGCAGCACGACGACGCAGCTGCGCTCAAGGCCCTCACGTCAGCACGCGACGCCGGTTCCCCCCAGGCAGAGCTTGCCTGGTCGCTCGTCCTCGACTCGCTCATCTTCGGGATGGAGGCCGAGGCCCGCTGGCTCGACCACGTCGAGGCCCGGGTCGCACGGGCCTCAGACGAACGCCCGGCCCGAAGGGAGGCGCCCAACATCCCGGCGTCGCTCCCCACCACCACCGCACCCGGAGCGGCCCGATGA
- the cimA gene encoding citramalate synthase: MSFHVYDTTLRDGAQQEGMNLSVTDKLAIAPLLDELGVGFIEGGWPGAVPKDTDFFARAATELTLKNSVLAAFGATRKVGLRASEDPQVLALLHSGAPVVTLVAKSDVRHAERALRTTAEENLAMITDTVAFLVGEGRRVVLDAEHFFDGYRFDAAYSRSAVLAAFEAGAEVVALCDTNGGMLPHWVTDIVGDVRAVVGPDAILGMHAHNDSGCAVANTLAAVDAGCSHVQGTINGYGERTGNADLITVVANLELKNGRTLLTGAGLTEASRIAHAISEITNISPYARQPYVGASAFAHKAGLHASAIKVDPDLYQHIDPRLVGNDMRMLISDMAGRATIELKGRELGFDLSGQGEVLTRITARVKEAEANGYTYDAADASFELLLIEEMMGERPQYFDVESWRTIVERHGHRGTVALAEATVKLEAGGERVVTTGEGNGPVNALDQALRLALTRIYPEIESFGLIDFKVRILDQMHGTDAVTRVLIETTDGQTSWSTVGVGPNILEASWEALTDSAIYGLIHAGVNPR; this comes from the coding sequence GTGAGCTTCCACGTGTACGACACCACCCTGCGCGACGGCGCGCAGCAGGAAGGCATGAACCTGTCCGTCACGGACAAGCTCGCCATCGCCCCCTTGCTCGACGAGCTCGGGGTCGGGTTCATCGAAGGCGGCTGGCCTGGCGCGGTCCCCAAGGACACGGACTTCTTCGCGCGAGCCGCGACCGAGCTCACGTTGAAGAACTCTGTTCTCGCCGCGTTCGGTGCGACCCGCAAGGTGGGGCTCCGTGCGTCCGAAGACCCACAGGTCCTCGCGCTCCTGCACTCCGGGGCCCCCGTCGTGACCCTCGTGGCGAAGTCGGACGTCCGGCACGCCGAGCGCGCCCTGCGGACCACCGCCGAGGAGAACCTCGCGATGATCACGGACACGGTGGCGTTCCTCGTCGGCGAAGGTCGGCGTGTGGTGCTCGACGCCGAGCACTTCTTCGACGGCTACCGCTTCGACGCGGCCTACTCGCGCAGCGCCGTCCTCGCGGCGTTCGAGGCCGGCGCCGAGGTCGTCGCGCTCTGCGACACCAACGGTGGGATGCTGCCGCACTGGGTGACGGACATCGTCGGCGACGTCCGCGCCGTGGTCGGGCCCGACGCGATCCTCGGCATGCACGCGCACAACGACAGCGGGTGCGCCGTCGCGAACACCCTCGCGGCTGTCGATGCTGGGTGCTCCCACGTCCAAGGCACGATCAACGGCTACGGCGAGCGCACCGGCAACGCGGACCTCATCACCGTCGTCGCCAACCTCGAGCTGAAGAACGGGCGCACGCTCCTCACCGGGGCAGGGCTCACCGAAGCGAGCCGGATCGCCCATGCCATCAGCGAGATCACCAACATCTCTCCGTACGCGCGCCAGCCGTACGTCGGTGCGAGCGCTTTCGCCCATAAGGCGGGCCTCCACGCGTCAGCCATCAAGGTGGACCCTGACCTCTACCAGCACATCGACCCTCGCCTCGTCGGCAACGACATGCGCATGCTCATCTCGGACATGGCCGGGCGTGCCACCATCGAGCTCAAGGGCCGCGAGCTCGGGTTCGACCTCTCCGGCCAGGGAGAGGTCCTCACCCGCATCACTGCCCGCGTCAAAGAAGCCGAGGCCAACGGGTACACCTACGACGCGGCCGACGCCTCGTTCGAGCTGCTCCTCATCGAAGAGATGATGGGAGAGCGCCCGCAGTACTTCGACGTCGAGAGCTGGAGAACGATCGTCGAGCGGCACGGGCACCGCGGGACCGTCGCTCTCGCCGAGGCGACGGTCAAGCTCGAGGCCGGCGGAGAGCGCGTCGTGACGACCGGTGAGGGCAACGGACCGGTCAACGCGCTCGACCAGGCGTTGCGGCTCGCCCTGACGCGCATCTACCCCGAGATCGAGAGCTTCGGGCTCATCGACTTCAAGGTCCGCATCCTCGACCAGATGCACGGCACGGACGCCGTCACGCGCGTGCTCATCGAGACGACCGACGGCCAGACGAGCTGGTCGACGGTCGGCGTCGGGCCGAACATCCTCGAAGCGTCGTGGGAGGCGCTCACCGACTCGGCCATCTACGGGCTCATCCACGCAGGGGTCAACCCACGCTGA
- a CDS encoding lipoate--protein ligase family protein, translating to MKGEYKVPGGKLVAVDLEVADGALSSVAVSGDFFLEPDDALLDINGALDGMPASSSVSVLGASITRALRPDATLVGFNAEAVAIAVRRALGHATGWHDHTFEIVHDGPQSPAMHMALDQAISEAVDAGTRGPTLRIWEWGAPAVVIGSFQSLKNEVDPAGAEKHGITVVRRVSGGGAMFIEPGNTITYSLTVPASLVEGLSFERSYAFLDDWVLGALADVGVAATYQPLNDIASPAGKIAGAAQKRFVGGAVLHHVTMAYDIDADKMLEVLRIGREKMSDKGTKSANKRVDPVRSQTGMARAEVIEAFKAHFRSRYTTTEGSVTDAERARADELVETKFSTPEWTARVP from the coding sequence GTGAAAGGTGAATACAAAGTTCCTGGTGGCAAGCTCGTCGCAGTCGATCTCGAGGTCGCGGACGGGGCCCTGAGCAGCGTCGCGGTGAGCGGAGACTTCTTCCTCGAGCCGGACGACGCGCTCCTCGACATCAACGGAGCCCTCGACGGCATGCCCGCGTCGTCGTCGGTCTCCGTGCTCGGTGCGTCGATCACGCGGGCGCTGCGCCCGGACGCGACCCTCGTCGGCTTCAACGCCGAGGCCGTCGCGATCGCCGTCCGCCGTGCGCTCGGCCATGCGACCGGATGGCACGACCACACGTTCGAAATCGTCCACGACGGTCCGCAGTCGCCCGCGATGCACATGGCGCTCGACCAGGCCATCAGCGAGGCCGTCGACGCCGGGACCCGGGGACCCACGCTCCGCATCTGGGAGTGGGGAGCCCCCGCCGTCGTCATCGGATCCTTCCAGTCGCTGAAGAACGAGGTCGACCCTGCCGGCGCCGAGAAGCACGGCATCACCGTCGTGCGCCGTGTCTCCGGTGGCGGTGCGATGTTCATCGAGCCCGGCAACACGATCACCTACTCGCTCACCGTGCCCGCCTCCCTCGTCGAAGGGCTGAGCTTCGAGCGGTCCTACGCGTTCCTCGACGACTGGGTCCTCGGTGCGCTCGCCGACGTCGGTGTCGCTGCGACCTACCAGCCGCTCAACGACATCGCGTCACCGGCCGGGAAGATCGCCGGTGCCGCCCAGAAGCGGTTTGTCGGCGGTGCCGTGCTCCACCACGTGACCATGGCGTACGACATCGACGCGGACAAGATGCTCGAGGTGCTGCGGATCGGCCGCGAGAAGATGAGCGACAAGGGCACGAAGAGCGCCAACAAGCGTGTCGATCCCGTGCGCTCCCAGACCGGGATGGCCCGCGCGGAGGTCATCGAGGCGTTCAAGGCCCACTTCCGGTCGCGCTATACGACGACCGAAGGCAGCGTGACGGACGCGGAGCGTGCACGGGCCGACGAGCTCGTCGAGACGAAGTTCTCGACCCCCGAGTGGACCGCGCGCGTCCCCTGA